The following proteins are encoded in a genomic region of Ptychodera flava strain L36383 chromosome 23 unlocalized genomic scaffold, AS_Pfla_20210202 Scaffold_24__1_contigs__length_23054250_pilon, whole genome shotgun sequence:
- the LOC139125083 gene encoding uncharacterized protein, giving the protein MNVKTTMQCCNSETPQTDEKLMECQTERVEESHPTDESESRHVVSGFPQACSSSHSKQRNSIRYPNNNGEKLRIPDSNGTTVQLRSQNSEVTQQKECGKTSLHIFNEATRLHASESRTSQLPVREEQATQLHTIDIRTPQLSGRRIRIPQMQESTELTTDKNTDSVPLISEISVSGRPEGYANEVEGYANEVEEYANEVAEPQNYLNDSKTLLPRSCRSKQLQKNINKMKRMHSNKLELGNETNCARRFRTSHCSWIAQLKHIRPIEKVS; this is encoded by the coding sequence ATGAATGTGAAGACCACAATGCAGTGCTGCAACAGTGAGACCCCCCAGACAGATGAGAAACTGATGGAATGCCAAACCGAGAGAGTTGAGGAGTCACATCCCACTGATGAGAGTGAGTCTAGGCATGTGGTAAGTGGCTTTCCACAGGCTTGTTCAAGCAGTCACAGCAAGCAAAGAAACTCCATCAGGTACCCCAATAACAATGGGGAGAAACTCAGAATTCCAGACAGTAACGGTACAACAGTCCAACTCAGAAGTCAGAACAGTGAAGTCACTCAACAGAAAGAGTGCGGAAAAACAAGCCTGCATATTTTCAATGAGGCCACTCGGCTGCATGCAAGTGAGAGCAGGACCTCTCAACTTCCTGTAAGAGAGGAGCAGGCCACCCAACTCCATACTATTGACATCAGGACTCCCCAACTCAGTGGTAGAAGAATAAGAATTCCACAAATGCAAGAATCAACAGAACTAACTAcagataaaaacacagattccgTACCACTTATAAGTGAAATAAGTGTGTCTGGAAGACCTGaaggatatgcaaatgaagttgaaggatatgcaaatgaagttgaagaatatgcaaatgaagttgcAGAGCCACAGAACTACTTGAATGATAGTAAGACGCTCCTACCGAGGAGTTGCAGGTCGAAACAACTCCAGAAAAACATTAATAAAATGAAGAGAATGCACAGTAACAAACTTGAACTTGGCAATGAAACAAACTGTGCTAGGAGATTCAGGACAAGCCACTGCAGTTGGATTGCACAACTGAAGCACATCAGACCGATAGAGAAAGTCAGCTGA
- the LOC139125084 gene encoding uncharacterized protein: MVSVNGPASEVEKNTSAGDDVRFLESVTCRSSTSLEAASRQSVPNCSQFAVEETATHGYTAIGQRSREKLVNPNTDIPVSHPSPGAREETAGISENIVILHQQEPDIQTRESGHVRRRTDKPDKGEVYVYNTSAARMYQCEHCGKRLDSRRSLALHRTIHTENPIRMAKSKSFMKTSRHNRTGNPGRQGESNQYGNTRRSSRYYTPVSMLSPTALERRRDEIRERVRKHRERKKMGTSEERYLQQGVPENSQSWSVYLSNLAQ; encoded by the exons ATGGTTTCTGTGAATGGTCCTGCTTCAGAAGTTGAGAAGAATACGTCAGCTGGTGATGACGTCAGGTTTCTGGAGAGTGTGACATGTAGGTCAAGTACATCACTGGAAGCTGCCAGTCGGCAAAGCGTGCCAAACTGTAGTCAGTTTGCAGTAGAGGAAACAGCGACTCACGGGTATACTGccataggtcaaaggtcaagggagAAACTTGTGAATCCCAACACAGACATTCCTGTGTCCCATCCGTCCCCTGGAGCACGGGAAGAGACTGCCGGCATAAGTGAAAACATTGTGATTTTACATCAGCAGGAGCCTGACATCCAAACCAGGGAGAGTGGACATGTGAGGAGACGCACAGACAAGCCTGACAAGGGAGAGGTGTATGTGTACAATACATCTGCAGCGCGGATGTACCAGTGTGAGCACTGTGGGAAAAGACTGGATTCAAGGAGAAGCCTGGCCCTTCACAGAACGATTCACACAG AAAACCCTATACGGATGGcaaaatcaaaatctttcaTGAAAACCTCCAGGCATAATAGAACTGGAAACCCAGGTAGACAGGGGGAATCCAACCAGTATGGCAACACCAGAAGGTCCTCTCGATACTATACGCCAGTGTCCATGCTCTCGCCAACCGCATTGGAAAGGAGAAGGGATGAAATCCGGGAAAGAGTTCGTAAACACCGGGAAAGGAAAAAAATGGGAACATCTGAGGAGCGGTATTTGCAACAGGGTGTACCAGAGAACAGTCAATCATGGTCTGTGTATCTTTCCAACTTAGCACAGTGA